The genomic DNA ATCCTGTTCGGCAAACGATTGGTATGGTCTGATAAATGAGTGTACGTCTCGTGCGCTGCAGCTTTGCTCGCGGCAGCCCGCCGGTGGTTTGTTGTGTGGGTGCACGACACCATTGTTTTTAATCTGTTTTAATTTGCGTCTTGATTAACATACAAAATGGGTAAAACGGACGAGGATGAAATTATTAGGATTGCGAAGAAGATTGATAAAATGGCGCAGAAGAAAACGGCGGTGAGGTTTTTGGCATGATTGAATGAATGTGCCCCTTCTGTCCCAGACAAGACAGGAGGCTAAAAACGTTAGCCTTCTGAGGTTGCTAACGTAACACAACACGTAACCAGATTGCTAGCATGCTAGCGATATGAGATTGACAAATTTCTAATTACTGGGTAAAATTGATCACAACCACTTTTGCACTTTGCTCTTATAATCAGCAGCTTGGCAGAAACTGCGTAAGCAGGCGGAACTAGCAGGAATAGAAACGTGTGGTAAATCTTACTTCGTTAACGTTAGCCACTTACGCTAACGTTAAGTTAGTCCGCCGCCGAATCCGTTGTGAACACCCCCTTTTTAGCAAATGTACATGTTTTGGGGCGTGATGTCGTTTTCCCTACCCTTTTACAGCCATTTGAACCATTTATTTACGTTGCTACACTTACTTTTTGAGCGCGAAAATAACGTTTACACGTATACAGTGACCATAACAAATGTTAGCCATCGCATGCTGGCTAGTTAGCTGTTGTATCACTAACGTTACAAGTATCCTCTATATTTATGATAACTAGGACACCCTTCTTGTGCGAGAGGGTTTACTACCTGAAGATGGAGTTTTTTCCTGGGCATGCAACGAAATGTTAACTTGGCGTTAAGTTAACAGGAGTTGGACTTGCTCCGAGTATTGATTTAACTTGCATTGAAAGTTAATCAAACAAATCGTTCAGATTTCAGATCTTGCATGTCGTTAGGTTTTTCAACATTAGCTGTGGCCAGCTACCCAGACAAGCCATTTGTAACTGGAAActgattgttttctttttagtcTGGTGCTTTAGATCTTCTGAAGGAGTTGAAGAGCGTCAACATGACACTAGAGCTACTACAGGTAAGCCGGGTTTGACCGTTTTcatcattcatctttttatacCAAAGTTGTCGGCAGCCGTCTCTGATTTTGTCTTTCTGTAGTCAACCAGAATCGGAATGTCCGTTAATGCAATCCGCAAGCAGAGCACGGACGACGAAGTTACATCGCTTGCCAAAGGCCTCATCAAATCCTGGAAGAAACTCTTGGGTAAGATAATAATCTTTTAAGAAATATCGTGCAGGCTTCCTACCCAAGATGCTGGTGTAACAATGGCCATGTTTTCCTAATACATGTATTTGTGGGAAAGAGCTGAATCGAAATTAGATTTATTTTACTTAAAGAACAGAAGGGAGAATCCTAACAAAGGATTTGATCCTGTATACTGGTTATGCCTATCCCAATctggatttcaccctgcagctcaggctggaaacctgcacatttatctctcctgctttctttcTCTGATTGCTGGaaccaaacatacacaaactggcttatccaccaggctcACCTGGATTGTTGACCTGATTGGTTGAatgactatccaagcgtacagtcatttgaactatgctcattgatcacgcctcttgtgcagtagaaatacagctcAGATTCCCTAGACTAATCTTCAGTCTGACAAGATTGAGCTTAgactggtgatagccaggctactgaTCTTGTTCATCCCCATTTTAAAATGATTAATAAAACTGTTCCTAAATCAATCAACAATTATTGTTTGGCAGATGagcctggtggtggtggagacaaGTCATCTGACGAGAAAAGGAAGGAGCCCACAACACCAACGGCCACCTCACAGGGCAGCCCTGAGCCGCAAGAAGAGAGGTATAAAAGCCAAGGTTTCctgttgtctttctctcccgtCATTCTGTCCCAGTCCTGAGAGATTCTAATGTGACTATGCCCTGTAcctgttccctctcttctccgtGTTGTGTCACAAGCTCAAGCAGTAATTCCAGCAAGGGTGATTTTGCTGAGGCCACCCCCAACACGCTTATTGCCACCTTCCCACGCGCAGCCGTCACCTCCGATTCAGTCCGCCTCAAGTGCCGGGAGATGATCACCAATGCC from Sardina pilchardus chromosome 2, fSarPil1.1, whole genome shotgun sequence includes the following:
- the tcea1 gene encoding transcription elongation factor A protein 1, whose translation is MGKTDEDEIIRIAKKIDKMAQKKTASGALDLLKELKSVNMTLELLQSTRIGMSVNAIRKQSTDDEVTSLAKGLIKSWKKLLDEPGGGGDKSSDEKRKEPTTPTATSQGSPEPQEESSSSNSSKGDFAEATPNTLIATFPRAAVTSDSVRLKCREMITNALQTGDDHITIGADCDELGAQIEECVFSEFKNTDMKYKNRVRSRIANLKDVKNPNLRRNVLCGNVSPERISKMTAEEMASDELKEMRKNLTKEAIRDHQMAQTGGTKTDLFTCGKCKKKCCTYTQVQTRSADEPMTTFVFCNDCGNRWKFC